In Mixophyes fleayi isolate aMixFle1 chromosome 3, aMixFle1.hap1, whole genome shotgun sequence, the genomic stretch TATAACAGGCACAGCCCTCACCTGTCAGTGGTTACTGCtggggctgatcggtgtatatgtctATAGATGTCAGCAGTCATGGAGCGCTCCCTCACATACAGTATAACAGACACAGCCCTCACCTGTCAGTGGTTACTGCtggggctgatcggtgtatatgtctATAGATGTCAGCAGTCATGGAGCGCTCCCTCACATACAGTATAACAGACACAGCCCTCACCTGTCAGTGGTTACTGCtggggctgatcggtgtatatgtctATAGATGTCAGCAGTCATGGAGCGCTCCCTCACATACAGTATAACAGACACAGCTCTCACCTGCTCAAACTTCTCCTGATCCCAGGTGTCATCATAGTCGGGGTAATTCCCAGGGAAATCCGTGCTGCACACCTGTCAGAGGAGAGCACCagatcacacacattatatatatattatgctgaCAGTGAGGGTGGTGTGAGTATGAGTGACAGAGATGCTGAGTGTGAGTGCAGGTGACAGATGCTGAGTGTGAGTGCAGGAGACAGGGATACAGATGGTGAGTGTGGTGTGTAGGAGTGACagagatactgagtgtgagtgcAGGAGACTGGGATACAGATGGTGAGTGTGGTGTGTAGGAGTGACAGATACCGAGTGTGAGTGACtgagatactgagtgtgagtgcAGGAGACAGGGATACAGATGGTGAGTGTGGTGTGTAGGAGTGACAGATACCGAGTGTGAGTGACTGAGATGCTGAGTGTGAGTGTCAGAGATGCTGAGTGTGAGTGCAGGAGACAAGGATACAGAGGGTGAGTGTGGTGTGTAGGAGTGACagagatactgagtgtgagtgactgagatactgagtgtgagtgcAGGAGACAAGGATACAGATGGTGAGTGTGGTGTGTAGGAGTGACagagatactgagtgtgagtgcAGGAGACTGGGATACAGATGGTGAGTGTGGTGTGTAGGAGTGACAGATACCGAGTGTGAGTGACtgagatactgagtgtgagtgcAGGAGACAGGGATACAGATGGTGAGTGTGGTGTGTAGGAGTGACAGATACCGAGTGTGAGTGACtgagatactgagtgtgagtgcAGGAGACAGGGATACAGATGGTGAGTGTGGTGTGTAGGAGTGACAGATACCGAGTGTGAGTGACTGAGATGCTGAGTGTGAGTGTCAGAGATGCTGAGTGTGAGTGCAGGAGACAAGGATACAGAGGGTGAGTGTGGTGTGTAGGAGTGACagagatactgagtgtgagtgactgagatactgagtgtgagtgcAGGAGACAAGGATACAGATGGTGAGTGTGGTGTGTAGGAGTGACagagatactgagtgtgagtgcAAGAGACAAGGATACAGATGGTGAGTGTGGTGTGTAGGAGTGACagagatactgagtgtgagtgcGCCCTCACGTTGCGGAGCCCGAACTCCCCCAGCACCACGCGGGTCCTCATCTCGCGCACGGTGTCCGCCATGTCTGAGGCTGCAGGTCAGGCGCATGCGCGGTCTGGCTCTTCAGGCCGGTGTTACCATGGAGACGTCCGCCATGTTGCTGGTGGAGTGAGAGATCTGCCACCAGTAACACGGCGGCTCCCGTTCTCGCGATATCTCCGCCTCTCCACGTCACCAGCCCGTGTTTACTTCCGGGTGTCTGCAGGGAACAGGGAGCCCCCACCTGGAGGAGTCTGGGGGAGACTGGAGCCGCCAGCGAGCTGCAGGGACAGGATACAGGGGGCAGTAGATAAAGCAGAGACAACATACAGGGGGCAGTAAATAAAGCAGGGACAACATACAGGGGGCAGTAAATAAAGCAGGGACAGGATACAGGGGGCAGTAAATAAAGCAGGGACAACATACAGGGGGCAGTAAATAAAGCAGGGACAACATACAGGGGGCAGTAAATAAAGCAGGGACAACATACAGGGGGCAGTAAATAAAGCAGGGACAACATACAGGGGGCAGTAAATAAAGCAGGGACAGGATACAGGGGGCAGTAGATAAAGCAGGGACAACATACAGGGGGCAGTAGATAAAGCAGGGACAACATACAGGGGGCAGTAGATAAAGCAGGGACAACATACAGGGGGCAGTAGATAAAGCAGGGACAACATACAAGGGGCAGTAGATAAAGCAGGGACAACATACAGGGGGCAGTAGATAAAGCAGGGACAACATACAGGGGCAGGATGGCCAGCTCAGGCGCAGGCAGCAGGAACCTGACAGCAGCAGATTGGGGCGGATTTGAAGACAACATTCAGGTAATTGGTGACCCGTCCTGCCACCCATGTCTCACCCTcatctcaccctcttcctggaCTCCTGATTGATGCATCTCTGTCTCGTAGACCGGGAGCGGAGCTGCTGTCATTGACATGGAGAATATGGACGACACCTCGGGGTCCAGCTTCGAGGATATGGGGGAGATTCACCAGAGAATGAAGGAAGATGAAGAGGAAGGAGAAGCCGACGCTGTCCCTGAGGAGGGGGAAGAGGATGGAACCTTTCTCGGCATGAAAGCGTTCAAGGGACAGTTAGGACGACAAGTAGCCGATGAGGTGAGACCGCGGTTACGCTGTGGACTCTCTGTCACTTCTCAGGTCACCTGGTGTCTATCTCTGTTATGTCATCTACCTTCCTTTTTAGATGTGGCAAGCAGGGAAGAGACAGGCTTCAAAGGCGTTCAACCTTTACGCCAACATAGACATCCTACGCCCGTACTTTGATGTGGAGCCTATACAGGTCCGGAATCGGTGAGTCCACAGTCTCCGACTCTCAAATACAAAGTTATAAACAAGAATTGCCCCATATATCAGTTATTGTGACATCTGTCCCGTTAACCTTATTTAGtagagtttattttattttatatgtttggtTTTTAATGTCGAATAAGGGTAATACCTCAGAGCAGCTCTGGGTGGTTCCAATGTGCTGAGAAAGGAAGATTATTGTAATGCATGAAGGTTATCCGGGAAGCAGTGGTGCAAGCAAGAGACATACAGCAGCAATATCTCTTACTATATTCATGTCTGTGTTATAGGCTGCTGGAGTCCATGATCCCAGTGAAGATGATTAACTTCCCCCAGGTGTGTACATTACACAGGGTCTGCTCCGGTGCTATGCATCCATCTTGGTGAGACTGGAAATGTTATTACCTGGAGAGCGATGGACCAGACATTTCAAGGTTCCTTCTGCTTTTGTCTCTGCAGAAAATTGCGGGGGAGCTGTATGGACCTCTCATGTTGGTGTTCACCATGGTGGCTATTCTTCTGCATGGAATGAAATCATCAGGAACAGTGATTGTAAGAGGGGTATCACAGGTTATCGGGGAGTTGGAGGAAGATGTAGGCTGGCTGGAATCATGCTTTAAGTTGTGGTGGAACATGATGGAGCAAGTTAGACAAATAGTGGGAAGGCTGATGGGATAGGGAAGAATATGTGGAAGAATaggagagaaaggaagaaaaCCGATTTGGGAGAAGAGATAAAGTTAGTCCAATAAGACAGTAAGTAACGGGGAGTCCAGAGAGCAGGACACTCATAATTTGATGTTTCTTTGACAGATAGAGGGCACCCTAATGGGCACTGCCATCGGTACATGCTTCGGGTATTGGCTGGGAGTCTCCTCCTTCGTTTACTTTGTTGCCTATTTGTGCAACGCTCAGATCACCATGCTGCAGACCCTGTCGCTGTTGGTGAGTATACGCACTCCTGAACACTTACCTCCTCATCAAGCTGTGTTGTCCATTTGTGCTGAGAAGTGGTACTGCATGGCGGGATCCATGAGAAGGGACAGGGACAATGATCACCTGTAGCAGGCTCAGGGAGGCATCTCTAATACCCAGTGTacggata encodes the following:
- the YIPF3 gene encoding protein YIPF3; the protein is MASSGAGSRNLTAADWGGFEDNIQTGSGAAVIDMENMDDTSGSSFEDMGEIHQRMKEDEEEGEADAVPEEGEEDGTFLGMKAFKGQLGRQVADEMWQAGKRQASKAFNLYANIDILRPYFDVEPIQVRNRLLESMIPVKMINFPQKIAGELYGPLMLVFTMVAILLHGMKSSGTVIIEGTLMGTAIGTCFGYWLGVSSFVYFVAYLCNAQITMLQTLSLLGYGLFGHCVVLFITYNIHFHSLFYIFWMCIGGLSTLRMVAVLLSRTVGHTQRLILCGSITALHMLFLLYLHFAYHKVVEGILDTLDGQNIAPPFQRVPRDLSLGTNSVLNTTVQILSAQSL